A section of the Drosophila subobscura isolate 14011-0131.10 chromosome A, UCBerk_Dsub_1.0, whole genome shotgun sequence genome encodes:
- the LOC117903746 gene encoding protein sevenless isoform X2, with product MFGNDNVDQAQQKEQQQQQQKKASGPASSNRFNISFYVKIAVNVNTTMSTTNISQQSSLTAATCQRKQQSRCFDLRQQVTRLGRQLASGQEGHEGISAILIVNLMLLILLSICCEGCRSHDGRHFNYSGMPEKFQDHLGLLPKLDSDVVEKVAIWHKHAAADTPSIVEGIAISSISRPIQAPAPAPEDGVDERVVLERVTRECVQRCIVEEDLFLDEFGIKCENADSSEKCYKIRCTKGCAQWYRALKELEPCQEACSSPQFYSHDMPCIGACEMAQRSYWLLQRHAMTQTVQRTQPQFVQAPSQERRDTPLTIKWAMHLPEHYLSSRPFNIQYQYADLHHEQNGDTEQKKDGVWFNLADYDCDEYYVCEILEPLMPYTQYRFRFELSFGEGSDDVLYSPATPAYLTPSEGAPISAPVIEEVLPLDDSHVAVHWHPGSFTNGPVEGYRLRLSRSGDNLTTEQLMAVQRGSFIFSELQADTKYRLEVTMINKQGEGPAATVVSIETHPAKAAQLHKDQDGAHSLSALVAGQRSIVWQALAPGGETRLVLHSEQPISDMSWEQREQRLWIVDVLGEMRSLRLEQGQSTSGISTVEIHGQRNISAEWIPRKLSLDWLRRRLYLAVEAASLGFALLKVDLGSTDFDVLCEALDPVQQLEADPLNGWLFWSDAESVWRLDLGTKKRIRIARIRQPGWFTLDPLHWLLHLLVAHEGKILEISYDGSHKMSLIALPAMPTNSWQAFALQGRSLLLAGSSQMQLLLADQPNHGGLTTWPLHHLPDCWGLVLLTTERYPSAHPSGVPRRLNAVLGAQAAHISWQEPARNRYQSADAALDLSYELEVLDVASQSAFSIRNIRSPYFGLERLQPDNLYHFRVRAMRSSGEAGEPGAWTQPHVARTWPMGPHRLRWATAQGALYETNELGEQLVRREGQLEARPGPLAMINASVGYYVAGSGVLHCINVEQLHLRCLVPDEVPHAGAVTYDWRGGRVYWSDVARNCVVRLDPWSGARELLPIFGARQLAIDPRHGHLYYATATRLIRRHLSSSLSMGLGHPQHANDLEVEFYQVNGLEGSIASFSIDLEQDQLYWLVSSPVALLLYRAALGADSVQDSQQLLQSWPGRDALPQSLQLIRPLGALLWLERDGRRALLARTTALNDTMDLSPQGLESAASSLQLVDPTAPPPPDAGVIPSAVPPDSVRLDDGHWDDFHVRWQPATSGGNHSISYRLLVEYGSLLQTLDVATPFARLTHLPQAQLLLKISITPRTGWRSGPTSHVQLCTPAAAATQPRRLRVFVERMATPLVPPSIGALLRWDAPEQATAPGQTLEYCISCWLGSEIHAELLLNQSMLEARVDHLQSDQTYRFQVEARVASTGAAAGAASHALHVTPEVQAVPRLVFANTEFIGELDLDSQLRRRLVHTASPVEHLATMEGEQRLLWVNEHVELLTHVPGSAPAKLARMRAEVLALTVDWVQRIVYWAELEAGQEAPSSHVAVIYRLDLCRFEGRILPGERLWSTPQGHLLRDLTALPHSRALVWLEHEAGSRNATLRGRSLADGSPIPLDSPTALFRLHEGSLEPGTETINLVDHRGKVCVYDVTRQLCTVTGLRSQLHLMAKDGEQLAQDAGYLYALRNGSIRAYGRRRHQLEYHVELEPEEVRLLQAHNYQAYPSRRCLLLPPAAALEPTAVRCDELQCTMTLSQLHAFSDCALPVPGLSFQLNLTALEGGQSEGAAHLWLGGSGDTINITGLQPYSRYQLIASLSSYYQRRLGLDDLSLPTTEVRTAPASPTAPRNFSARVLGPSEVEVRWAPPAQLRSEGVHYTLHWQEDSTGNGTEQEQMERRVESAGVHRLRGLRSGSSYRIWVLAHATPTKFNSSSLLHVRTYVRLPELQLLELGPYALTLCWAGTSDTLTSLVLECRSAAEHLRFEVAGNHSWMVVEPLKPRTLYKCHLQLLFASSPGAPVYRGPSQKYVTLGDAPGAPGRPRLQHITGEIFRVNWSAARGNGDPIDLYNLEALQARAKSRSRRRRRRQSVGGGRLALLPWAEEPVAIEDQWLDYCNTTELSCIVRSLHSSRLLLFRVRARSHEHGWGPYSEDSDRVSEPFVSPEKRGSLVLAIIAPAAIVSSCVLALFLVRKVQKRRVRAKKLLQQSRPSIWSNLSTLHTQQQFLVGRSRTFSTTLSDADIALLPHISRSQLTLRRFLGSGAFGEVYEGALQAEDKKDTQRVAIKSLRKGASEFAELLQEAQLMSNFKHENIVGLVGICFDADSIALIMEHMEAGDLLSYLRAARPKSHEEFRGLSLSELLSMCIDVANGCCYLEDMHFVHRDLACRNCLVSEDADAGNGQGHRRVVKIGDFGLARDIYKSDYYRKEGEGLLPVRWMAPESLVDGVFTTQSDVWAFGVLCWEILTLGQQPYAARNNFEVLAYVKDGGRLHQPTICPDKMHSLLLMCWRTDPSERPSFRRCFNALHAIIMDLRRNQMPNVDSSTAGSNSEAASAFGPELKVRFDEHLEKAAAQEKEDTKEPEGVSLRNVSSHSPSEQLYANEGISRL from the exons GAGGACTTGTTTCTGGACGAGTTCGGAATCAAGTGCGAAAATGCGGACAGCAGCGAGAAGTGCTACAAAATACGC TGCACCAAGGGATGTGCTCAGTGGTACAGAGCCCTCAAGGAGCTGGAACCCTGCCAAGAGGCTTGT TCCTCGCCGCAGTTCTATTCCCACGACATGCCCTGTATCGGCGCCTGCGAGATGGCCCAGCGCAGTTACTGGCTCTTACAGCGCCACGCCATGACTCAGACGGTGCAAAGGACACAGCCACAGTTCGTGCAGGCACCCAGTCAGGAGCGACGGGACACGCCTCTGACTATCAAGTGGGCTATGCACTTGCCGGAGCACTACCTGTCCAGCCGACCTTTCAACATCCAGTACCAGTACGCAGACCTACACCACGAGCAGAATGGTGATACAGAACAGAAGAAGGATGGGGTGTGGTTTAATTTGGCGGACTACGACTGCGACGAGTACTACGTCTGCGAAATTCTAGAGCCCCTGATGCCCTATACACAGTACAGA TTCCGCTTTGAGCTTTCCTTCGGTGAGGGCAGCGACGATGTGCTTTACTCGCCGGCTACACCCGCCTACCTAACGCCTTCTGAGGGTGCACCCATCTCAGCGCCGGTTATCGAGGAAGTGCTGCCGTTGGACGACAGTCACGTGGCCGTGCACTGGCACCCGGGCAGCTTCACCAACGGCCCCGTCGAGGGTTACCGCCTCCGTCTGAGCCGTTCTGGGGATAACCTGACCACCGAGCAG CTAATGGCGGTGCAACGGGGCAGCTTCATATTCTCGGAGCTGCAGGCCGACACCAAGTACCGGCTGGAGGTAACGATGATCAACAAGCAGGGCGAGGGTCCAGCGGCGACGGTTGTCAGCATCGAGACACATCCCGCCAAGGCGGCGCAACTGCACAAGGATCAGGATGGAGCCCACTCCCTGAGCGCGCTGGTGGCCGGGCAGCGGAGTATCGTgtggcaggcactggcaccggGCGGGGAGACACGACTCGTCCTGCACTCCGAGCAGCCCATTAGTGACATGTCCTGGGAGCAGAGGGAGCAGCGGCTGTGGATTGTGGACGTATTGGGAGAAATGCGCAG CCTGAGACTGGAGCAGGGCCAGTCCACATCCGGCATCAGCACGGTGGAGATACATGGACAGAGGAATATCTCCGCCGAGTGGATTCCACGGAAGCTCAGCCTGGATTGGCTCCGCAGACGGCTTTACTTGGCTGTCGAGGCGGCGAGTCTCGGATTTGCCTTGCTCAAAGTGGATCTGGGCAGCACGGACTTTGATGTGCTGTGTGAGGCCCTGGACCCTGTGCAGCAATTGGAGGCTGACCCCTTAAACGGCTGGCTCTTCTGGAGCGATGCTGAGAGCGTCTGGCGCCTCGATTTGGGCACCAAGAAGCGCATACGCATCGCCAGGATCCGGCAGCCTGGCTGGTTCACCCTGGACCCGCTGCACTGGCTGCTCCACCTGCTGGTGGCGCACGAGGGGAAGATTCTAGAAATCAGCTACGacggcagccacaaaatgtctcTAATCGCACTGCCCGCCATGCCCACAAACTCGTGGCAGGCCTTCGCCCTCCAGGGCCGCTCCCTGCTTCTGGCTGGTTCCAGCCAGATGCAGTTGCTGCTCGCGGATCAGCCAAACCACGGGGGACTGACCACCTGGCCGCTGCACCACCTCCCTGACTGCTGGGGTCTAGTCCTACTCACCACAGAGCGCTACCCCTCGGCGCATCCTTCTGGGGTGCCACGACGGCTCAACGCCGTGCTGGGCGCCCAGGCAGCACACATATCGTGGCAGGAGCCGGCCAGGAATCGATACCAGTCCGCCGACGCCGCTTTGGATCTGAGCTACGAGCTCGAGGTACTGGACGTGGCTAGCCAGAGCGCGTTCAGCATCCGTAACATCCGCAGCCCCTACTTTGGACTCGAGCGCCTGCAGCCGGATAATCTGTACCACTTCCGCGTGCGAGCCATGCGGTCCTCCGGGGAGGCCGGTGAGCCCGGTGCCTGGACGCAACCCCACGTAGCGCGCACCTGGCCTATGGGCCCACATCGCCTCCGCTGGGCCACCGCTCAGGGCGCCCTCTATGAGACCAATGAGCTGGGCGAGCAGCTGGTGCGGCGGGAGGGTCAGCTGGAGGCGCGACCCGGACCGCTAGCTATGATCAACGCCAGTGTGGGCTACTACGTGGCCGGATCCGGCGTTTTGCACTGCATCaatgtggagcagctgcatctgCGATGCCTGGTCCCCGATGAGGTGCCCCACGCAGGGGCCGTGACGTACGACTGGAGGGGCGGTCGAGTCTACTGGTCGGATGTGGCACGAAATTGCGTGGTGCGCCTGGATCCCTGGAGCGGGGCGCGCGAGCTGCTGCCCATATTTGGGGCCCGCCAGCTGGCCATCGATCCACGGCACGGCCATCTCTACTACGCCACCGCAACCCGCCTGATTCGACGCCATCTCAGTTCCTCCCTGAGTATGGGCCTGGGACATCCGCAGCACGCGAACGATCTGGAGGTGGAGTTCTACCAAGTTAACGGCCTTGAGGGTAGCATCGCCTCGTTCAGCATTGATCTTGAGCAGGACCAACTCTATTGGCTGGTCTCAAGTCCCGTCGCGTTGCTCCTTTACCGGGCTGCTCTTGGTGCGGACTCCGTCCAGGACTCCCAGCAACTGTTGCAGAGCTGGCCTGGCAGGGATGCTCTGCCTCAGAGCCTTCAATTGATCCGACCCCTtggtgctctgctctggctggaGCGGGACGGACGCCGAGCACTACTCGCCAGGACAACAGCCCTGAACGATACCATGGATCTGTCGCCACAGGGCCTCGAATCCGCCGCCTCCTCGTTGCAGCTCGTTGACCCAACAGCCCCTCCACCACCCGATGCTGGGGTCATACCCTCGGCGGTGCCCCCCGACAGCGTCCGCCTGGACGACGGCCACTGGGATGACTTCCACGTGCGCTGGCAGCCGGCGACTAGCGGAGGCAACCACAGCATCTCCTACCGACTGCTCGTAGAGTATGGCTCGCTACTGCAAACCCTCGACGTGGCCACCCCATTCGCCCGTCTCACACACCTTCCGCAGGCGCAGCTCTTGCTAAAGATCAGCATCACGCCCCGTACCGGCTGGCGCTCCGGCCCCACCTCCCACGTGCAGCTGTGCACTCCCGCCGCGGCTGCCACTCAGCCGCGGCGCCTGCGCGTGTTCGTTGAGCGCATGGCCACGCCCTTGGTGCCGCCGAGCATCGGGGCCCTGCTCCGCTGGGACGCGCCCGAGCAGGCGACTGCTCCGGGGCAGACTCTAGAGTACTgcatcagctgctggctgggatCGGAGATCCACGCGGAGCTTCTGCTGAACCAGAGCATGCTCGAGGCCCGGGTGGACCACCTACAGTCGGACCAAACCTACCGCTTTCAGGTAGAGGCGCGTGTGGCATCAACGGGGGCggccgctggcgctgccagCCACGCCCTTCACGTTACGCCTGAGGTGCAGGCCGTCCCCCGCCTGGTCTTTGCCAACACAGAGTTCATCGGGGAGCTGGACCTGGACAGCCAGCTGCGACGCCGTCTGGTGCACACCGCCAGCCCCGTGGAGCACCTGGCCACCATGGAGGGGGAGCAGCGGCTTCTATGGGTCAACGAGCATGTTGAGCTGCTCACCCACGTTCCGGGATCCGCGCCCGCCAAACTCGCCAGGATGCGGGCGGAGGTTCTTGCCCTCACCGTCGACTGGGTGCAGCGCATCGTCTACTGGGCCGAGCTGGAGGCGGGTCAGGAGGCGCCGTCGTCGCATGTGGCAGTGATATACCGCCTGGACCTGTGCCGCTTCGAGGGACGCATCCTCCCAGGCGAGCGTCTGTGGAGCACTCCGCAGGGCCACCTGCTGAGGGACTTAACGGCCCTGCCACACAGCCGAGCCCTGGTCTGGCTGGAGCACGAGGCCGGCTCCCGGAATGCCACACTTCGGGGCCGCAGTCTCGCCGACGGATCGCCCATTCCCCTCGATTCGCCCACAGCCCTCTTTCGACTGCACGAGGGCAGCCTGGAGCCGGGGACGGAGACGATAAACTTGGTGGACCATCGGGGCAAAGTGTGCGTCTACGACGTGACCCGCCAGCTCTGCACAGTCACCGGCCTGCGCAGCCAACTGCATCTGATGGCAAAGGACGGCGAACAGTTGGCCCAGGACGCGGGCTATCTCTATGCTCTGCGCAACGGCAGCATCCGCGCCTACGGTCGGAGGCGCCACCAGCTGGAGTATCACGTCGAGCTGGAGCCGGAAGaagtgcggctgctgcaggctCACAACTACCAAGCGTACCCCAGCCGacgctgcctgctcctcccgCCCGCCGCTGCCCTGGAACCCACTGCCGTCCGGTGCGATGAGCTGCAATGCACCATGACCCTGTCCCAGCTGCATGCCTTCTCGGACTGCGCGCTGCCCGTACCAGGTCTGAGCTTCCAGCTGAACCTCACTGCCCTGGAAGGAGGGCAGAGCGAGGGGGCGGCACACCTGTGGCTGGGTGGATCGGGAGACACCATCAACATTACAGGGCTGCAGCCCTACTCAAGATACCAGCTGATAGCTTCTTTGAGCAGCTACTATCAGCGCCGCCTGGGCCTCGACGACCTGTCGTTGCCGACCACGGAGGTGCGCACTGCTCCAGCCTCTCCCACGGCCCCCAGGAACTTTAGCGCCCGCGTCCTGGGCCCCAGCGAGGTGGAGGTCAGATGGGCTCCGCCCGCCCAGCTCCGCAGCGAGGGCGTTCACTACACGCTCCACTGGCAGGAGGACTCCACTGGGAACGGCACGGAGCAGGAGCAAATGGAGCGTAGAGTGGAGTCTGCGGGGGTGCATAGGCTGAGGGGGCTGCGTTCCGGGTCTAGCTACCGGATCTGGGTGCTGgcccatgccacgcccacaaaattcaacagcagcagtctgcTGCACGTTCGGACGTACGTGAGGCTGCcggaactgcagctgctggagctgggaccATACGCATTGACCCTCTGCTGGGCAGGAACCTCGGACACGCTGACCTCCCTAGTCCTCGAGTGCCGCTCAGCGGCGGAACATCTGCGCTTTGAAGTAGCCGGAAACCACTCCTGGATGGTGGTGGAGCCACTGAAGCCGCGCACGCTCTACAAGTGCCACCTGCAGCTCCTATTCGCGTCCTCCCCAGGCGCCCCAGTCTACAGGGGACCGAGCCAGAAATACGTGACACTCGGGGATGCACCTGGTGCGCCGGGAAGGCCACGACTGCAGCACATTACCGGTGAGATCTTCCGGGTGAACTGGAGCGCGGCCCGCGGCAATGGGGACCCCATCGACCTCTACAACCTCGAGGCGCTGCAGGCCAGGGCCAAGTCCAGGTCCAGACGAAGGCGCCGCAGACAGAGTGTGGGAGGGGGCCGGCTAGCCCTGCTCCCATGGGCCGAGGAGCCGGTGGCCATCGAGGACCAGTGGCTAGACTACTGCAACACCACCGAGCTGAGCTGCATCGTGCGGAGTCTGCACTCGAGCCGCCTGCTCCTGTTCCGTGTGCGCGCCCGCAGCCACGAGCATGGCTGGGGGCCATACAGCGAGGACAGCGACCGAGTCTCGGAGCCCTTCGTCTCTCCCGAGAAGCGCGGCTCCCTGGTGCTAGCCATCATTGCCCCGGCGGCCATTGTGTCCAGCTGTGTGCTGGCCCTGTTCCTGGTCCGCAAAG TGCAAAAGCGGCGCGTGCGggccaagaagctgctgcagcagagccGTCCAAGCATCTGGAGCAACCTGTCAACGTTGCATACCCAGCAACAATTTCTGGTCGGCCGCAGCCGCACCTTTTCCACGACGCTCAGCGACGCGGACATCGCCCTGCTGCCGCACATCAGTCGCAGCCAATTGACCCTTCGCCGCTTCCTCGGCAGCGGAGCCTTCGGCGAGGTCTACGAGGGAGCCTTGCAGGCGGAGGACAAAAAGGATACGCAGCGCGTGGCCATCAAG AGCCTGCGAAAGGGCGCCAGCGAGTTTGCCGAACTGCTGCAAGAGGCGCAACTAATGAGCAACTTTAAGCATGAAAATATTGTAGGCCTTGTGGGCATCTGCTTTGACGCCGACTCCATCGCTCTGATCATGGAACATATGGAGGCGGGCGATCTCCTCTCATACCTAAGAGCTGCTCGACCCAAGTCTCAT GAGGAATTCAGGGGACTGTCGCTGTCGGAGTTACTTTCCATGTGCATTGACGTGGCCAATGGCTGCTGCTATCTGGAGGACATGCACTTCGTCCATCGTGATCTCGCCTGTCGCAACTGCCTTGTGTCTGAGGATGCAGACGCGGGGAACGGGCAAGGGCACCGGCGTGTGGTGAAGATTGGCGATTTTGGCCTGGCCCGCGACATCTACAAGAGCGACTATTACCGAAAAGAGGGCGAGGGGCTGCTCCCAGTACGATGGATGGCCCCGGAGAGCCTCGTGGATGGGGTGTTCACCACCCAGTCAGATGTGTGGGCTTTTGGCGTTCTCTGCTGGGAGATCCTTACCCTGGGCCAGCAGCCGTATGCGGCTAGGAACAACTTCGAGGTGCTCGCCTATGTCAAGGATGGTGGACGCCTCCATCAACCCACCATCTGTCCCGACAAAAT GCACTCCTTGCTCTTGATGTGCTGGCGCACAGATCCATCGGAACGACCCAGCTTCAGGCGTTGCTTTAATGCTCTTCATGCCATTATCATGGATCTGCGCCGCAACCAAATGCCGAATGTCGACTCAAGCACTGCGGGATCTAATTCGGAAGCCGCTTCCGCATTCGGACCAGAGCTCAAGGTGCGCTTCGATGAGCATTTGGAGAAGGCTGCGGCGCAGGAAAAGGAGGACACGAAAGAGCCAGAGGGCGTGTCACTTCGGAATGTGTCCAGCCACAGTCCGTCTGAACAGCTGTATGCCAACGAGGGGATCTCCCGCCTTTAG